The proteins below come from a single Eucalyptus grandis isolate ANBG69807.140 chromosome 3, ASM1654582v1, whole genome shotgun sequence genomic window:
- the LOC104440050 gene encoding transcription factor MYB8-like, giving the protein MGRNPSRGKDGFKFKKGAWSALEDKILIDYVKVHGQGRWSKVCKATGLKRCGKSCRLRWLNYLRPDIKRGNISPEEEELIIRLHRLLGNRWVLIAGRLPGRTDNEIKNYWNSTIKKKLAQDNNDPPMNSKCEDDKLTKNEPQDETVAAKTQCNVDFDSKPCSTKGVVSDRMMEIVEEKGQGEDREDDMISWENMMMDLSLEDMCMSGNQYSQLFEDNEDGGDQNGWISDEMLSEWVAELMR; this is encoded by the exons atgggcagAAATCCTAGTCGTGGTAAAGATGGATTCAAGTTCAAGAAAGGAGCTTGGTCGGCTCTTGAAGACAAAATCCTCATCGATTACGTCAAAGTTCATGGTCAAGGGAGATGGAGCAAAGTTTGTAAGGCAACAG GCCTCAAGAGGTGTGGAAAGAGCTGTAGGCTCCGGTGGTTAAATTACTTAAGGCCAGATATCAAGAGAGGAAACATATcacctgaagaagaagagctcaTCATTAGGCTCCATAGGCTCCTGGGCAACAG GTGGGTTCTTATCGCGGGAAGGCTTCCTGGCCGAACAGATAATGAGATAAAGAATTACTGGAACTCCACCATAAAGAAGAAGCTAGCCCAAGACAACAACGACCCACCAATGAACTCAAAGTGCGAGGATGACAAGCTCACAAAGAACGAGCCCCAGGACGAGACCGTGGCGGCCAAAACACAATGCAACGTGGATTTTGACAGTAAGCCGTGTAGCACAAAAGGTGTTGTTTCCGATAGAATGATGGAAATAGTTGAAGAGAAGGGTCAAGGAGAAGATCGCGAGGACGACATGATTTCATGGGAAAACATGATGATGGACCTCAGTTTGGAGGATATGTGCATGTCTGGGAATCAGTACTCTCAGCTCTTTGAAGACAATGAAGATGGAGGGGATCAAAACGGGTGGATTTCTGATGAAATGCTGTCTGAATGGGTTGCTGAGTTGATGAGGTGA